A section of the Streptomyces sp. V3I8 genome encodes:
- the secY gene encoding preprotein translocase subunit SecY, whose translation MLTAFARAFKTPDLRKKLLFTLGIIVVYRVGTHIPIPGVDYTNVQACIDQASNGNQGLFGLVNMFSGGALLQITIFALGIMPYITASIILQLLTVVIPRLEALKKEGQAGTAKITQYTRYLTVALAILQGTGLVATARSGALFTGCTVGGQIVPDQSIFVTITMVITMTAGTAAVMWLGELITDRGIGNGMSILMFISIAATFPSALWAIKQQGTLADGWIEFGTVIAVGLVMVGLVVFVEQAQRRIPVQYAKRMIGRRSYGGTSTYIPLKVNQAGIIPVIFASSLLYIPALVAQFAGGTSGWKTWIEQNLTKGDHPIYIATYFLLIVFFAFFYVAISFNPEEVADNMKKYGGFIPGIRAGRPTAEYLGYVLNRITWPGSLYLGLIALVPTMALVGFGANQNFPFGGTSILIIVGVGLETVKQIESQLQQRNYEGFLR comes from the coding sequence GTGCTCACCGCGTTCGCCCGGGCGTTCAAGACGCCCGACCTGCGCAAGAAGCTGCTCTTCACGCTCGGCATCATCGTGGTCTATCGGGTGGGTACGCACATCCCGATCCCGGGAGTCGACTATACGAACGTCCAGGCCTGTATCGATCAGGCGAGCAATGGGAACCAGGGTCTGTTCGGCCTGGTGAACATGTTCAGTGGTGGCGCGCTGCTGCAGATCACGATCTTCGCCCTCGGCATCATGCCGTACATCACGGCGAGCATCATCCTGCAGCTGTTGACCGTGGTGATCCCGCGTCTGGAGGCCCTCAAGAAGGAGGGTCAGGCAGGCACGGCGAAAATCACGCAGTACACCCGTTATCTGACGGTGGCCCTGGCCATCCTGCAGGGCACCGGCCTGGTGGCCACCGCCCGCAGCGGTGCGCTCTTCACGGGCTGCACGGTCGGCGGTCAGATCGTTCCCGACCAGTCGATCTTCGTCACCATCACGATGGTCATCACCATGACCGCCGGTACGGCCGCCGTCATGTGGCTCGGTGAGCTCATCACCGACCGCGGCATCGGCAACGGCATGTCCATCCTGATGTTCATCTCGATCGCCGCGACGTTCCCGTCGGCGCTGTGGGCCATCAAGCAGCAGGGCACCCTCGCGGACGGCTGGATCGAGTTCGGCACCGTCATCGCGGTCGGCCTCGTCATGGTCGGCCTGGTGGTCTTCGTCGAGCAGGCCCAGCGCCGCATCCCGGTCCAGTACGCGAAGCGGATGATCGGCCGCCGCTCCTACGGCGGCACGTCGACGTACATCCCGCTGAAGGTCAACCAGGCCGGCATCATCCCTGTGATCTTCGCCTCGTCGCTGCTGTACATCCCGGCGCTGGTGGCCCAGTTCGCGGGCGGGACCTCCGGCTGGAAGACCTGGATCGAGCAGAACCTCACCAAGGGCGACCACCCGATCTACATCGCCACGTACTTCCTGTTGATCGTTTTCTTCGCCTTCTTCTACGTGGCGATCTCGTTCAACCCCGAGGAAGTCGCGGACAACATGAAGAAGTATGGTGGCTTCATCCCGGGCATCCGGGCCGGCCGGCCGACGGCTGAGTACCTGGGATACGTACTCAACCGGATCACCTGGCCGGGTTCGCTGTATCTGGGCCTGATCGCTCTCGTACCGACGATGGCGTTGGTTGGTTTCGGGGCAAACCAGAACTTCCCGTTCGGTGGCACCAGCATCCTGATCATCGTGGGTGTCGGTCTGGAGACGGTGAAGCAGATCGAGAGCCAGCTCCAGCAGCGCAATTACGAAGGGTTCCTCCGCTGA
- a CDS encoding adenylate kinase — MRIVLVGPPGAGKGTQAAFLAKNLSIPHISTGDLFRANISRQTELGKLAKSYMDEGNLVPDEVTIAMAKDRMEQPDAVNGFLLDGFPRNVSQAEALDQALKADGVELDGVLDLEVPEDEVVKRIAGRRICRKDSSHVFHVTYSPPQKEGVCDACGGELYQRDDDTEETVRKRLEVYHTQTEPIIDYYRAQGLVVTISALGKVDEVTRRAMDALTAQSESRNDSEGGGQ, encoded by the coding sequence ATGCGAATCGTCCTCGTCGGGCCGCCCGGGGCGGGCAAGGGAACGCAGGCGGCGTTCCTCGCCAAGAACCTGTCGATCCCGCACATCTCCACGGGCGACCTCTTCCGTGCGAACATCAGCCGGCAGACGGAACTGGGCAAACTGGCGAAGTCGTACATGGACGAGGGCAACCTCGTGCCGGACGAGGTCACCATCGCGATGGCGAAGGACCGCATGGAGCAGCCGGACGCCGTGAACGGCTTCCTGCTGGACGGCTTCCCGCGGAACGTCTCGCAGGCCGAGGCGCTGGACCAGGCGCTCAAGGCCGACGGCGTGGAGCTGGACGGGGTGCTCGACCTGGAGGTCCCCGAGGACGAGGTGGTCAAGCGCATCGCCGGCCGCCGCATCTGCCGCAAGGATTCGAGTCACGTCTTCCACGTGACGTACAGCCCGCCGCAGAAGGAAGGCGTCTGTGACGCCTGCGGCGGGGAGCTGTACCAGCGCGACGACGACACCGAGGAGACCGTCCGCAAGCGCCTGGAGGTCTACCACACCCAGACGGAGCCGATCATCGACTACTACCGGGCCCAGGGCCTGGTCGTGACGATCTCGGCGCTCGGCAAGGTGGACGAGGTCACCCGGCGCGCGATGGACGCTCTCACGGCCCAGTCCGAGAGCAGGAACGACAGCGAGGGCGGCGGCCAGTAG
- the map gene encoding type I methionyl aminopeptidase yields the protein MVQIKTPEQIAKMREAGLVVAAVHAATREAAVPGATTRDLDQVARKVLDEHGAKPNFLGYGGFPATICTSVNEVVVHGIPSDDVVLKDGDIISIDAGAIVDGWHGDAAFTAFVGSGHAPELVELSRVTEESMWAGIAAMKLGNRLVDVSRAIETYIRRQPKPGGGKYGIVEDYGGHGIGTEMHMDPHLLNYVERRRGKGPKLVAGFCLAIEPMVSLGTPRTEVLADDWTVITTDGTWSSHWEHSVALTEEGPLVLTAPDGGRAKLAELGITAAPDPLA from the coding sequence ATGGTGCAGATCAAGACCCCCGAGCAGATCGCCAAGATGCGTGAGGCGGGCCTGGTCGTCGCCGCCGTCCACGCGGCGACCCGGGAAGCGGCGGTGCCCGGTGCCACGACCCGCGATCTCGACCAGGTCGCCCGCAAGGTGCTCGACGAGCACGGGGCGAAGCCGAACTTCCTGGGCTACGGCGGCTTTCCCGCCACCATCTGCACCTCGGTGAACGAGGTCGTCGTGCACGGCATCCCGAGCGACGACGTCGTCCTCAAGGACGGCGACATCATCTCCATCGACGCGGGCGCGATCGTCGACGGCTGGCACGGGGACGCCGCGTTCACGGCGTTCGTGGGCTCCGGCCACGCTCCGGAGCTCGTCGAGCTGTCCCGGGTGACCGAGGAGTCGATGTGGGCCGGGATCGCGGCGATGAAACTGGGGAACCGGCTCGTCGACGTCTCCCGCGCCATCGAGACGTATATCCGCCGCCAGCCGAAGCCCGGCGGCGGCAAGTACGGGATCGTCGAGGACTACGGCGGCCACGGCATCGGCACCGAGATGCACATGGACCCCCACCTGCTGAACTACGTGGAGCGACGGCGGGGCAAGGGGCCGAAGCTGGTCGCCGGGTTCTGCCTCGCCATCGAGCCGATGGTGTCGCTGGGGACGCCCCGGACCGAGGTGCTGGCCGACGACTGGACCGTCATCACGACGGACGGTACGTGGTCGTCGCACTGGGAGCACTCCGTCGCCCTGACGGAGGAGGGGCCGCTCGTCCTCACGGCGCCGGACGGGGGCCGGGCGAAGCTGGCCGAGCTGGGGATCACGGCTGCGCCTGATCCCCTGGCGTAG
- the infA gene encoding translation initiation factor IF-1 has protein sequence MAKKQGAIEIEGTVVESLPNAMFKVELQNGHQVLAHISGKMRMHYIRILPDDRVVVELSPYDLTRGRIVYRYK, from the coding sequence GTGGCCAAGAAGCAAGGTGCCATCGAGATCGAGGGCACTGTCGTCGAGTCTCTTCCGAACGCCATGTTCAAGGTTGAGCTCCAGAACGGCCACCAGGTTCTGGCACACATCAGCGGCAAGATGCGTATGCACTACATCCGCATCCTCCCTGACGACCGGGTCGTGGTGGAGCTGTCTCCGTACGACCTGACGCGTGGCCGGATCGTCTACCGGTACAAGTAG
- the rpmJ gene encoding 50S ribosomal protein L36 yields the protein MKVKPSVKKICDKCRVIRRHGRVMVICENPRHKQRQG from the coding sequence ATGAAGGTCAAGCCGAGCGTCAAGAAGATCTGCGACAAGTGCAGGGTGATCCGCCGTCACGGCCGGGTCATGGTCATCTGCGAAAACCCGCGCCACAAGCAGCGCCAGGGCTGA
- the rpsM gene encoding 30S ribosomal protein S13, with translation MARVSGVDIPREKRVEVALTYVFGIGRTLSQKTLADTGVNPDTRVRDLSEEELVRIREYVDANFKTEGDLRREVQADIRRKVEIGTYQGLRHRRGLPVRGQRTSTNARTRKGPRRAIAGKKKPGKK, from the coding sequence ATGGCACGCGTTTCCGGTGTTGACATCCCGCGCGAAAAGCGCGTGGAGGTTGCCCTCACCTACGTGTTCGGCATTGGCCGGACTCTTTCGCAGAAGACGCTGGCGGACACCGGCGTGAACCCCGACACGCGCGTCCGTGACCTCTCCGAGGAGGAGCTGGTCCGGATCCGCGAGTACGTGGACGCCAACTTCAAGACCGAGGGTGACCTCCGCCGTGAGGTCCAGGCCGACATCCGCCGCAAGGTCGAGATCGGCACGTACCAGGGTCTGCGTCACCGTCGTGGACTGCCCGTCCGCGGTCAGCGCACCAGCACGAACGCCCGTACCCGCAAGGGCCCGCGTCGCGCCATCGCCGGCAAGAAGAAGCCGGGCAAGAAGTAG
- the rpsK gene encoding 30S ribosomal protein S11, whose product MPPKGRQGAAKKVRRKEKKNVAHGHAHIKSTFNNTIVSITDPSGNVISWASAGHVGFKGSRKSTPFAAQMAAESAARRAQEHGMRKVDVFVKGPGSGRETAIRSLQATGLEVGSIQDVTPTPHNGCRPPKRRRV is encoded by the coding sequence ATGCCCCCCAAGGGTCGTCAGGGCGCTGCCAAGAAGGTGCGCCGCAAGGAAAAGAAGAACGTCGCTCACGGTCACGCGCACATCAAGAGCACGTTCAACAACACCATCGTCTCGATCACGGACCCCTCGGGCAACGTGATCTCCTGGGCCTCCGCCGGCCACGTCGGCTTCAAGGGCTCGCGCAAGTCCACCCCCTTCGCCGCGCAGATGGCCGCCGAGTCGGCCGCCCGCCGCGCGCAGGAGCACGGCATGCGCAAGGTCGACGTCTTCGTCAAGGGTCCCGGCTCCGGCCGTGAGACCGCGATCCGCTCCCTCCAGGCCACCGGCCTCGAGGTCGGCTCGATCCAGGACGTGACGCCCACGCCGCACAACGGCTGCCGTCCGCCCAAGCGCCGTCGCGTCTGA
- a CDS encoding DNA-directed RNA polymerase subunit alpha, whose protein sequence is MLIAQRPSLTEEVVDEFRSRFVIEPLEPGFGYTLGNSLRRTLLSSIPGAAVTSIRVDGVLHEFTTVPGVKEDVTDLILNIKQLVVSSEHDEPVVMYLRKQGPGLVTAADIAPPAGVEVHNPDLVLATLNGKGKLEMELTVERGRGYVSAVQNKQVGQEIGRIPVDSIYSPVLKVTYKVEATRVEQRTDFDKLIVDVETKQAMRPRDAMASAGKTLVELFGLARELNIDAEGIDMGPSPTDAALAADLALPIEELELTVRSYNCLKREGIHSVGELVARSEADLLDIRNFGAKSIDEVKAKLAGMGLALKDSPPGFDPTAAADAFGADDDVDAGFVETEQY, encoded by the coding sequence ATGCTTATTGCTCAGCGTCCGTCGCTGACCGAAGAGGTCGTCGACGAATTCCGCTCCCGGTTCGTGATCGAGCCGCTGGAGCCGGGCTTCGGCTACACCCTCGGCAACTCCCTCCGTCGTACGCTCCTCTCCTCGATCCCCGGCGCCGCTGTCACCAGCATCCGGGTCGACGGTGTCCTGCACGAGTTCACCACCGTGCCGGGCGTCAAGGAGGACGTCACCGACCTGATCCTCAACATCAAGCAGCTGGTCGTCTCCTCGGAGCACGACGAGCCGGTCGTGATGTACCTGCGCAAGCAGGGCCCGGGTCTGGTCACCGCCGCAGACATCGCGCCCCCGGCCGGTGTCGAGGTCCACAACCCCGACCTCGTCCTCGCCACGCTCAACGGCAAGGGCAAGCTGGAGATGGAGCTGACCGTCGAGCGCGGTCGCGGCTACGTCTCCGCCGTGCAGAACAAGCAGGTCGGTCAGGAGATCGGGCGCATCCCGGTCGACTCGATCTACTCGCCCGTTCTCAAGGTCACCTACAAGGTCGAGGCGACCCGTGTCGAGCAGCGCACCGACTTCGACAAGCTGATCGTCGACGTCGAGACCAAGCAGGCCATGCGTCCCCGTGACGCCATGGCGTCGGCCGGCAAGACCCTGGTCGAGCTGTTCGGTCTGGCGCGCGAGCTCAACATCGACGCCGAGGGCATCGACATGGGCCCGTCCCCGACGGACGCCGCCCTCGCCGCCGATCTCGCCCTGCCGATCGAGGAGCTCGAGCTCACCGTTCGGTCGTACAACTGCCTCAAGCGCGAGGGCATCCACTCCGTGGGTGAGCTCGTGGCGCGGTCCGAGGCCGACCTGCTCGACATCCGCAACTTCGGTGCGAAGTCGATCGACGAGGTCAAGGCGAAGCTGGCCGGCATGGGCCTGGCCCTGAAGGACAGCCCGCCCGGATTCGACCCGACCGCCGCCGCCGACGCCTTCGGCGCGGACGACGACGTCGACGCGGGCTTCGTCGAGACCGAGCAGTACTGA
- the rplQ gene encoding 50S ribosomal protein L17, with the protein MPKPAKGARLGGSAAHEKLLLANLAKSLFEHGKITTTEAKARRLRPYAERLVTKAKKGDLHNRRQVLSVITDKSIVHTLFTEIGPRYENRPGGYTRITKIGNRRGDNASMAVIELVEALTVAQQATGEAEAATKRSAKDAEVETKTEETKTEETQVEDAKVDVAKGDEAAEESKDA; encoded by the coding sequence ATGCCGAAGCCTGCCAAGGGTGCCCGTCTGGGCGGCAGTGCCGCGCACGAGAAGCTGCTCCTCGCGAACCTCGCGAAGTCGCTCTTCGAGCACGGCAAGATCACGACCACCGAGGCGAAGGCCCGCCGCCTGCGGCCGTACGCCGAGCGTCTGGTCACCAAGGCGAAGAAGGGCGACCTTCACAACCGCCGTCAGGTCCTCTCGGTCATCACGGACAAGAGCATCGTGCACACGCTCTTCACCGAGATCGGCCCGCGCTACGAGAACCGCCCGGGTGGCTACACCCGTATCACCAAGATCGGTAACCGCCGTGGCGACAACGCGTCCATGGCCGTCATCGAGCTGGTGGAGGCCCTGACCGTGGCCCAGCAGGCCACCGGTGAGGCCGAGGCGGCGACGAAGCGCTCCGCGAAGGACGCCGAGGTCGAGACCAAGACCGAGGAGACCAAGACCGAGGAGACTCAGGTCGAGGACGCCAAGGTCGACGTGGCCAAGGGTGACGAGGCTGCCGAGGAGTCCAAGGACGCGTAA
- the truA gene encoding tRNA pseudouridine(38-40) synthase TruA, producing MSDEAAPGHVRVRMDVSYDGSEFSGWAKQAAGRRTVQGEIEDALRTVTRSGEALYELTVAGRTDAGVHARGQVAHVDLPEELWAEHREKLLKRLAGRLPKDVRVWAVTEAPSGFNARFSAMWRRYAYRVTDNPGGVDPLLRSHVLWHDRPLDVDAMNEAAQGLLGEHDFAAYCKKREGATTIRTLQELRLERGSDQVVTATVRADAFCHNMVRSLIGALLFVGDGHRGADWPAKVLAAGVRDSAVHVVRPHGLTLEEVGYPADELLAARNKEARNRRTLPGGAGVCC from the coding sequence GTGAGTGACGAAGCAGCGCCCGGCCATGTCCGCGTCCGGATGGACGTCTCGTACGACGGGAGCGAGTTCTCCGGGTGGGCCAAGCAGGCCGCGGGGCGCAGGACCGTACAGGGCGAGATCGAGGACGCGCTGCGGACCGTGACGCGGTCGGGTGAGGCGCTGTACGAGCTGACCGTGGCCGGGCGGACGGATGCGGGGGTGCATGCCCGCGGGCAGGTGGCGCATGTCGATCTGCCTGAGGAGCTGTGGGCCGAGCACCGGGAGAAGCTGCTCAAGCGGCTGGCCGGGCGGCTGCCCAAGGATGTGCGGGTGTGGGCGGTGACCGAGGCGCCGAGCGGGTTCAACGCGCGGTTCTCGGCGATGTGGCGGCGGTACGCCTACCGCGTGACCGACAATCCGGGCGGGGTCGACCCCCTGCTGCGCAGCCACGTCCTGTGGCACGACCGGCCGCTCGACGTCGACGCCATGAACGAGGCCGCCCAGGGGCTGCTCGGGGAGCACGACTTCGCCGCGTACTGCAAGAAGCGCGAGGGCGCCACCACCATCCGTACGCTCCAGGAGCTGCGGCTGGAGCGGGGGAGTGACCAGGTCGTCACGGCGACCGTGCGGGCGGACGCCTTCTGCCACAACATGGTGCGCTCGCTGATCGGGGCGCTGCTGTTCGTGGGGGACGGGCACCGGGGGGCCGACTGGCCGGCGAAGGTACTGGCCGCCGGGGTGCGGGACTCCGCGGTGCACGTGGTGCGGCCGCACGGGCTGACGCTGGAGGAGGTCGGCTACCCGGCGGACGAGCTGCTCGCCGCGCGGAACAAGGAGGCGCGCAACCGGCGGACGCTGCCCGGGGGCGCGGGAGTGTGCTGCTGA
- a CDS encoding CapA family protein, with amino-acid sequence MTPRKPFRVPSAAALTLALALTAACGSESATTPAAKPGGRSFTVAAAGDVLIHPELVEQAAKDAGTTGKGEAGLDFGPLLAGVEPVIGKADLAICHLETPVGKPKGPFEGYPEFLVPPQILTSLKDVGYDTCSTASNHTFDHGLSAVRRSLDAMDEAGLGHTGSARTREEAAKTVIREVNGVKVAHLSYSWESFLNPTPEKQRWAFNRLDTDEIKKAEARARERGAEVVILSVHWGLEHYNEPSVPQLRLAERLTAETGVDLVIGHHAHVVQPIQKVNGTWVAYGLGNQVARHSSPTGLTEEGVIGWFEFREGADGWDVSARYVPTLVDIPPTAEEGEKLSADVVTDHRLVDVRRAIAVPGDLSEERIARYRLAKERIRGFLFNRGAPGGEGLKELPLDK; translated from the coding sequence GTGACGCCCCGTAAACCTTTCCGGGTACCCAGTGCGGCCGCTCTTACACTGGCCCTGGCCCTCACCGCCGCATGCGGTTCCGAGTCCGCGACGACGCCGGCCGCGAAGCCGGGCGGGCGTTCGTTCACGGTCGCCGCGGCGGGTGACGTACTCATCCACCCCGAGCTGGTCGAACAGGCCGCGAAGGACGCCGGGACGACGGGCAAGGGCGAGGCGGGGCTGGACTTCGGACCGCTGCTCGCGGGCGTGGAGCCGGTCATCGGCAAGGCCGACCTCGCGATCTGTCATCTGGAGACCCCGGTCGGGAAGCCGAAGGGGCCCTTCGAGGGATATCCCGAGTTCCTCGTCCCACCGCAGATCCTCACGTCGCTCAAGGACGTCGGCTACGACACCTGCTCGACCGCCTCCAACCACACCTTCGACCACGGACTGAGCGCCGTACGGCGCAGCCTGGACGCCATGGACGAGGCCGGTCTCGGGCACACCGGATCGGCGCGTACGCGCGAGGAGGCGGCGAAGACCGTCATCCGCGAGGTCAACGGCGTCAAGGTGGCCCACCTGTCCTACTCGTGGGAGTCCTTCCTCAACCCGACACCCGAGAAGCAGCGCTGGGCGTTCAACCGGCTCGACACCGATGAGATCAAGAAGGCCGAGGCCCGTGCGCGCGAACGGGGCGCCGAGGTGGTCATCCTCTCGGTGCACTGGGGGCTGGAGCACTACAACGAGCCGAGCGTCCCGCAGCTGCGGCTGGCGGAGCGGCTCACCGCGGAGACCGGTGTCGACCTGGTGATCGGACACCACGCGCACGTGGTGCAGCCGATCCAGAAGGTGAACGGCACCTGGGTCGCGTACGGCCTCGGCAACCAGGTCGCCCGGCACTCCTCGCCCACGGGGCTGACGGAGGAAGGGGTGATCGGCTGGTTCGAGTTCCGGGAGGGCGCCGACGGCTGGGACGTCTCGGCGCGCTACGTCCCGACCCTGGTGGACATCCCGCCGACGGCCGAGGAGGGCGAGAAGCTTTCCGCCGACGTGGTCACGGACCACCGGCTGGTGGATGTGCGGCGCGCGATCGCGGTGCCCGGCGACCTCTCCGAGGAGCGGATCGCCCGGTACCGGCTGGCGAAGGAGCGCATCCGCGGTTTCCTTTTCAACCGCGGGGCGCCCGGCGGTGAAGGGCTCAAGGAGCTCCCGCTGGACAAGTGA
- a CDS encoding HAMP domain-containing protein, translated as MPLLGGIRPPIALLCVLVLALAGLTAKVLGPAGDEVVPEAVLSSQQHFAEDGAIALRASIDERVADLDRTATALNAGRPAEPERVLSDLGTTYQKWTGTTVLDLESGDVLAARGQPIPLAWLDKEVLTGDHALTPRMVRLETGDVRLMTMAVLDWKDRPQQLLIASNSLSVPAVTLGQFRSMAVVATGGEVLATAGFEQSEALNSDQERKELTFLQKQMTALSDQAADRTEENPVTAREPGSHGYPGVSGSLTGKSYNGRIATAGYASLASADPEEKQSVGAGLGLTVVAMLPVVQQQATGAGRELYGLMAAGALVVLGLIAAAVLWRTVQRPLLALFLESRRLARGDLTRPVAVPRWGETARLGSALERLRVQLGGAPGGDFASHGDKPAAGGRRRLGLRVPLALTAVLLLLWSVPVGWLLNRTDDSVSIPASMVNDQRDRTDLVADRVRRALNEAQADLVSVSSLIDAGDGSAGTTRELLKQTLREHTRYGALYLVAQDGEVVSRVGDGPHAEWSRDKGLPNVRLSGKGGRKPVVQTGAPVPGEKGTTLVGEVRVEFLNSLLARPGLGEVRVVDTKARTLAGSDGFLAFEDLPDDSLTDLVRATGVRVGAGPVENGLLIRKGSGITVAAAAPFSGGGVAADVGWTVVSWQNAKAFQIAPYRLEDRSVLAGLLGLAAIVICLGWVHLVVARPLRALADAAEKLADGDLKTVHYPRYQDEVGAVVRSLELVRQQLQVRKQTQARRPAEPGRPVGGR; from the coding sequence ATGCCGCTGCTGGGCGGAATCCGTCCGCCGATCGCGCTGCTCTGCGTGCTCGTGCTCGCCCTCGCGGGTCTCACGGCCAAGGTGCTCGGACCGGCGGGCGACGAGGTGGTGCCGGAGGCGGTGCTCTCCTCGCAGCAGCACTTCGCGGAGGACGGCGCCATCGCCCTGCGCGCCTCGATCGACGAGCGGGTCGCCGACCTCGACCGCACCGCGACCGCACTCAACGCGGGCAGGCCGGCCGAGCCGGAACGCGTCCTGTCCGACCTCGGCACGACGTACCAGAAGTGGACCGGCACCACCGTGCTGGACCTGGAGAGCGGCGACGTGCTGGCCGCCCGGGGCCAGCCGATCCCGCTGGCCTGGCTGGACAAGGAGGTCCTCACCGGGGACCACGCCCTGACCCCGCGCATGGTGCGGCTGGAGACCGGTGACGTACGTCTGATGACCATGGCGGTGCTCGACTGGAAGGACCGGCCGCAGCAACTGCTGATCGCGTCCAACAGCCTGTCCGTGCCGGCCGTCACCCTGGGGCAGTTCCGTTCCATGGCGGTGGTGGCCACCGGTGGGGAGGTCCTGGCCACCGCGGGCTTCGAGCAGTCGGAGGCGCTCAACTCCGACCAGGAGCGCAAGGAACTCACCTTCCTGCAGAAGCAGATGACCGCCCTGTCCGACCAGGCGGCCGACCGCACCGAGGAGAACCCCGTCACCGCCCGGGAGCCCGGTTCCCACGGCTATCCGGGAGTCAGCGGGAGCCTGACCGGCAAGAGCTACAACGGCCGGATCGCCACGGCGGGTTACGCCTCCCTGGCCTCCGCCGACCCGGAGGAGAAGCAGAGCGTCGGCGCGGGTCTCGGCCTCACCGTGGTCGCCATGCTGCCCGTGGTCCAGCAGCAGGCCACCGGAGCGGGCCGGGAGCTGTACGGGCTGATGGCCGCCGGAGCCCTGGTGGTGCTCGGTCTGATCGCGGCCGCCGTGCTCTGGAGGACCGTGCAGCGGCCGCTGCTGGCACTCTTCCTGGAATCGCGCCGGCTCGCCCGCGGGGATCTGACGCGGCCGGTCGCGGTGCCCCGCTGGGGTGAGACAGCACGCCTGGGCTCCGCGCTCGAGCGGCTGCGCGTCCAGCTCGGGGGCGCCCCGGGCGGCGACTTCGCGTCCCACGGGGACAAGCCGGCGGCCGGCGGCCGGCGCCGCCTCGGCCTGCGGGTGCCGCTCGCGCTCACGGCCGTCCTGCTGCTGCTCTGGTCCGTGCCGGTCGGCTGGCTGCTCAACCGCACCGACGACTCCGTCAGCATCCCGGCCTCCATGGTCAACGACCAGCGGGACCGGACCGACCTGGTGGCCGACCGCGTCCGCAGGGCGCTCAACGAGGCGCAGGCCGACCTGGTCTCCGTCTCCAGCCTGATCGACGCGGGTGACGGCTCCGCCGGCACCACCCGAGAACTGCTGAAGCAGACCCTGCGCGAGCACACCCGCTACGGAGCGCTCTACCTGGTGGCCCAGGACGGCGAGGTCGTCTCCCGGGTGGGCGACGGACCACACGCCGAATGGAGCCGGGACAAGGGTCTGCCGAATGTCCGGCTGTCCGGGAAGGGCGGCCGCAAACCTGTCGTCCAGACCGGCGCACCTGTACCGGGGGAGAAGGGCACGACCCTGGTCGGCGAGGTGCGGGTGGAGTTCCTCAACTCGCTGCTCGCCCGGCCCGGCCTGGGCGAGGTACGGGTCGTCGACACCAAGGCGCGGACCCTCGCCGGCAGTGACGGCTTCCTCGCCTTCGAGGACCTGCCCGACGACTCGCTCACCGACCTGGTCCGGGCCACCGGCGTACGGGTCGGGGCGGGGCCCGTGGAGAACGGCCTGCTGATCCGCAAGGGCAGCGGGATCACCGTCGCGGCGGCCGCCCCCTTCTCCGGCGGAGGCGTGGCGGCCGACGTCGGCTGGACCGTGGTCAGCTGGCAGAACGCCAAGGCCTTCCAGATCGCGCCGTACCGGCTGGAGGACCGCAGCGTGCTCGCCGGACTCCTCGGGCTGGCCGCGATCGTCATCTGTCTGGGCTGGGTGCACCTCGTCGTGGCCCGCCCGCTGCGCGCCCTGGCCGACGCCGCCGAGAAGCTCGCGGACGGCGACCTCAAGACCGTGCACTACCCCCGCTACCAGGACGAGGTGGGAGCCGTGGTGCGCAGCCTCGAACTGGTCCGCCAGCAGCTCCAGGTCCGCAAGCAGACCCAGGCCCGCCGGCCCGCCGAGCCCGGCCGTCCCGTCGGAGGAAGGTGA